The stretch of DNA TGTCATTGTAGGTGAACTTAGTGTTGTGAAGgtaatataacgtctgtgtagttGTAAGTAGGCGGAGTTTTTCCCGTCAGGTTTTGGCACGCTTAGTAAAGTTACATATACACCTAATGACAAGTGTGGTATTTGTATATCTATTGGATCTAAATTAAGTTTTTCGGATTCCAGTATTAACTTGCACGGCATTACAGATTATACTGTGCTTCTGATTCTTGCAGAGGCAGGTGTTGCATAgttcagtgtgtggtgtggtaggtcTGGTAACTGTTAGATTTCTATCTGCCCAAACATCCCCACCCAATGAGCGATGACTGGTGGCGCTAGTTACGCTCCATTCCCTATTTTAAGAACATTAATTTTTCTGTTTGAAATAACTACTTTAATTGTAGTTTTTGAGTATAGTTGTATTGTCGATTTATATAATTTGAATAGAAGTGCAGGAACTGGTTAAGCTTcgacacctcccccaccctccccgatCCACATACTCTACCCATCTTTCATAACATTCTTCACCTAATACCCTTACCAACTAATATTGTCATATCCCCACCCGCCATCCCTGGCGTCACATAACAGGTCATCGGCCGACACAGCCCTGACCTGGGGCCATGTCACGCATCCACAAATAATCATCCTCTCCATCAAATTGTAAACACGTTTATTAAAGTACTGACACTTTACCTATCACTGTAATGCCTGACATAGACCAGGTATTTTCATAACTTGACTGCCATAACGACCCGTGTAGTTGTACCTAGGAAGATGACTTCGAAGCTGGCTAGTGGTCACGAGGTGGAGGACATGACCGAGGAATGGCTGGTCAGGATGGAGCAGGAACAGACGCTCTACAACAAAGGTATGGTCCGCCTCAGGCCCGGAGGCTGGCTCTACCCGACGCTCTTCACCAAATATGCTGACGACATCTACAACTACAAGGTGTAATATGTCTATTGTTACTTTGATACTTGAATATGGGTAATGTACTTGGTCGGGAGGGTGGTGGGTGAACGGTGCCCAGATCACTCTCCCCTGATATATATGTGGGTGTAAAATGTATACACTTGTATGTTCTCTATAATGTATACTACAATAATGTTCTCTTCAGTTCACTGAAGGTGACGTACTTGTGATGGGAATGCCCAGGTCTGGGACGACCTAGATGTTGGAGTTGGTGTGGACGATGCTTCACAACCTCGACCTGAACCAGAGGGGCAACCTGCCCATCTTCATCAGAGCACCGCATATACAGTATGACACATTCTTGGTTTATCAGTGTGATTGTCTTGGTAACGCCCGGGACTAGGGCTATAATTACTGTATAGTCTGATTGCTCCTAATAAATCGGTAGGTGTGGTTGAAAGATTTAATTAGTGTTTAGCTGCTTAGTTCTAAATGAGCTCCGGTTTAGATCGCATTTATGGAAGACTTTTTCGGAATGGTAGTTCAGCAAGCTGCAGTAAATTCGCTAATTTGCAGACGTACCTTAGAATAGTCCCCTTTAATTTTGAAGACCATGTAATATTAGCGAAGATCTTGCAAAAGTTCTTTAAAATAGTATTCATAAATATTCTTAACCATTTTATCTTGGCAGAAAATAAAAATTTTGCCAagactttttttttatatttttttttctctatTACATTTCATAAAACGGTTACTCCTGCTTAACACGGCACCGGATGTGGATAAAATGATGTGGCAATTTTGGCTGCTTGAGATAAGATCTGTTAATGACTGTGTGAAGTATTATTCCTTTTACCATTTCCTGTGTTTGTGAGCGtgggagtctggccctagcttcggtacggggcggacgtgttgaatcggcgctccagcagtttgtgttgtttgcccgtttcagctggttgagggcgggtgtgtgtctgctcgcctgtgctgacgtggcgttacgatgggggtccctctaccccctgtcgtccgggctcagtctgtgggactagagttctctgtgcgggctggttacccagagattgccctggcttgtgaaatgctctgtccctgtgtttgcgatttatggggtcgagttgctaacggcccgtagggcaattgtgaagtttgcagaggaggtggcgtatcgcgattttctccggcgatacgaggggcggacactgcccctgccggatggtgcgggcattgtcaccctctcggataggagtggtgcacttacttacatcagtgtgcatggggctcccttggagtttaaagaggctctgctacggcggtatttcggccggtttggcgcagttgttagtgtgagagtgaacgtggtgtcttctagtcctcttaagggtgtgaggtctaacattcgcaccctgggcatgagactccgggcggatattccgtcctctgtgcgccttatggggtacaacgttcgggtgttttacgcccgtcagccgcggacgtgttatcgttgtggtcttttgggccatcaggctgctgactgttctgcgcctgctgttgtaccagtgaatctcttcagtgaggaggattttccgccccttcctgtgggggatgattcggtgggtatggacgtctcttcggctgaggaggtgccctctgtagcagctgttgctccgcctgttgcgccccctgttgttgccgcatctcctccggaggttgggtcctcgcctagtgctccagctggtgtccctgagcctcttccgcctgccgtttgctcggacccctcgtcttccagttcttcctctgctgtgtctgtcccggtccctgcgccctcgccgtctgttccggctgtgctgggagctgaagtggttccggcattccctcctgtgcctggcctggtgccccgtgtggttgaggaggctgccgtgctgcggcgtgcgtcggttcgctcggttggtgctgcgcgggtcgctgagtctgccttcgggtctgatgatgtgcggcccgagcctaagcgttcccggcgttcttctgcgtgggctgatgttggcgaattcgacgagtgtcgtccttccgttgacggtggagtggctccggatgtggtgcacactacagtggtggcggaggtacacttgcctgaggatgccggtgccggcgttttggCCTCAACTTCTGGTCCGTTGTcagagggtcctgcttcaggtgcgttgcctgcgtcggatggctccggttcttcgtgggcggtggttccccctgctgtagttggtggtgagtggggtggcctggtagtgatgttgagaaaggatgctcgctctggatgttctgtggccccttcctcggcagcggtcttgccgcctcttccgtttcctgcagtcccttccgtgtctcctgcggtatccgtggaagtgctatcgtctcagcgtccggcaCCTGCTCCGATgaagaaggcgtggcaggctcggcggccctcgtccgcttctccggtgtcatctgcttcctcgaagggcgtggttggcgctccccagcctcgttatgcgacttgcgtcagtgaccttaggtattggccgatgccgccagatatagatgttcccgagtttatgatacccgctcgagagcGGGGGATCACAAACCccaccgaccttgaagatctagtctgggaagcttacaaggcgaaatatcctcatgatcttttcccggagaagtacatttctcacgcaagtgatttctatgtattttgtgttgcctggttgtggggtgtgtatgtgagtgggtggggtgggtattgtttcccggttcctgcgtgctccggtttgtattgtgggtcttcttgtatggctagtggggggggggggtgtgcggttcctatgcgtttgtgtgttcggttgtggatgtcgtgtgcccttgtttgtcatcttgtgtgcccttcaggctgttggggtgTGCTCTTTGTGTGCATTATGTGTGTGAGGTATTAGCAGACTtgttttgtatgtt from Procambarus clarkii isolate CNS0578487 unplaced genomic scaffold, FALCON_Pclarkii_2.0 HiC_scaffold_98, whole genome shotgun sequence encodes:
- the LOC138360161 gene encoding uncharacterized protein, with product MRLRADIPSSVRLMGYNVRVFYARQPRTCYRCGLLGHQAADCSAPAVVPVNLFSEEDFPPLPVGDDSVGMDVSSAEEVPSVAAVAPPVAPPVVAASPPEVGSSPSAPAGVPEPLPPAVCSDPSSSSSSSAVSVPVPAPSPSVPAVLGAEVVPAFPPVPGLVPRVVEEAAVLRRASVRSVGAARVAESAFGSDDVRPEPKRSRRSSAWADVGEFDECRPSVDGGVAPDVVHTTVVAEVHLPEDAGAGVLASTSGPLSEGPASGALPASDGSGSSWAVVPPAVVGGEWGGLVVMLRKDARSGCSVAPSSAAVLPPLPFPAVPSVSPAVSVEVLSSQRPAPAPMKKAWQARRPSSASPVSSASSKGVVGAPQPRYATCVSDLRYWPMPPDIDVPEFMIPARERGITNPTDLEDLPFYIPLHNLKSSRLLGLADITVVSMKSDEHAMEVETGVEDLGLLEIDS